Proteins found in one Aethina tumida isolate Nest 87 chromosome 1, icAetTumi1.1, whole genome shotgun sequence genomic segment:
- the LOC126265045 gene encoding uncharacterized protein LOC126265045 encodes MSVRANVIEENWDDDCGGPSFFDTDFYVRTENLPIIRNPPHGLTRGERKAFRRREGERHQRLRREAEADAAAEDAEVVAAEAVAKAAVAKAEAAERRAVEAAATLAGLQIEARRLRIIADSSSATARGIAVSLDAKRRNK; translated from the exons ATGTCAGTCAGGGCAAACGTGATTGAG gAAAATTGGGACGACGATTGCGGCGGGCCTTCCTTTTTTGACACAGATTTTTACGTAAGGACGGAGAATCTACCGATCATCCGGAATCCACCTCACGGTCTCACTCGTGGGGAAAGAAAGGCCTTTAGGCGTCGCGAGGGTGAACGTCACCAACGATTGAGGAGAGAGGCTGAGGCAGATGCAGCAGCGGAGGACGCTGAGGTGGTGGCAGCAGAGGCGGTGGCTAAGGCCGCTGTAGCCAAAGCCGAAGCGGCAGAGCGCCGCGCCGTTGAGGCTGCGGCGACACTTGCTGGTCTCCAAATAGAGGCTAGACGGCTCCGCATCATTGCGGATTCATCAAGTGCAACAGCGAGGGGAATAGCCGTCTCCCTCGATGCAAAAagacgaaataaataa
- the LOC126264189 gene encoding uncharacterized protein LOC126264189 translates to MSSYNQVFEVYRKPRYDETIQKMETRTYYPYIKSFNNNDVIEISINQRDSWVLMHEAAIVIEGELRRDGGELPQLTTGSTKEIWGVKTCTAVESPRFVIVAFQSDKRENDSVDTTVFDNMRASEVRVVLNGEYYPAERQGLNFAKHSYTESHYNYTQFFNNFKHDASQAKQPLLDYSTFKDNTIFVIDCSKRNTALKLGTIDVKLEIESRVAFPQKTKAYCVIVHDCVLEYLPLSEIVRTVT, encoded by the exons ATGTCGTCGTACAATCAGGTGTTCGAGGTCTACCGCAAACCACGGTACGacgaaacaattcaaaaaatggaaaCTCGCACCTATTACCCATACATAAAAtcgttcaataataatgaCGTTATTGAAATCTCCATAAACCAGAGGGATTCCTGGGTACTGATGCACGAGGCGGCAATTGTGATTGAAGGGGAGCTGAGAAGAGATGGAGG TGAACTGCCACAATTAACAACTGGATCAACGAAGGAAATTTGGGGTGTGAAAACATGTACAGCTGTGGAGAGTCCACGATTTGTAATTGTTGCTTTTCAATCGGACAAAAGAGAAAATGATTCGGTTGATACGACCGTCTTTGATAATATGCGCGCCTCGGAAGTACGGGTCGTGTTGAACGGTGAATATTATCCAGCTGAACGACAGGGTTTGAATTTTGCCAAACACAGTTATACCGAATCACATTACAACTATACtcagttttttaacaatttcaaacatGATGCATCCCAAGCAAAGCAACCTCTACTCGATTATTCAACGTTTAAGGATAATAccatatttgttattgattgCTCCAAAAGAAATACAGCACTGAAACTGGGTACTATAGatgttaaattggaaattgaatcGAGGGTCGCATTTCCCCAGAAAACAAAGGCATATTGCGTAATCGTGCACGATTGTGTTTTGGAGTATCTACCGCTAAGTGAAATTGTACGCACTGtgacttaa